The Burkholderia pyrrocinia genomic sequence CGGGCAGCGGCGTGGTGTTCGAGAATTCCAGCGTGACGTAGCCTTCCCACTCGGGCTCGAACGGCGTCACGTTGACGATGATCCCGCAGCGCGCATAGGTCGACTTGCCGAGGCAGACCGTCAGCACGGTGCGCGGGATGCGGAAATATTCGACGGTGCGGGCCAGCGCGAACGAGTTCGGCGGGATGATGCACACGTCGCCCTTGAAATCGACAAACGAACCCTCGTCGAAGTTCTTCGGATCGACGATCGTCGAGTTGATGTTCGTGAAGATCTTGAATTCGTCTGCGCAGCGGATGTCGTAGCCGTAGCTCGACGTGCCGTAGCTGACGATCCGGCGGCCATCCTCGGACGCGCGAACCTGATCGGGCACGAACGGCTCGATCATCTTGTGCTCTTCGGCCATGCGCCGAATCCACTTGTCGG encodes the following:
- the dcd gene encoding dCTP deaminase — encoded protein: MSIKSDKWIRRMAEEHKMIEPFVPDQVRASEDGRRIVSYGTSSYGYDIRCADEFKIFTNINSTIVDPKNFDEGSFVDFKGDVCIIPPNSFALARTVEYFRIPRTVLTVCLGKSTYARCGIIVNVTPFEPEWEGYVTLEFSNTTPLPAKIYANEGVAQVLFFESDEVCDVSYADRGGKYQGQRGVTLPKT